The sequence below is a genomic window from Paenibacillus silvisoli.
CCCATCGCGGAGCTGCCGGTTACGATCCCGTACAGGACCCCGTCCTGCGTGTAATTTTCTTTAAAATAAAGACGGTCGTTCAAGCCCAAATCATCGAGCGGCGCGAAAAATTCCGGCAGGTTCGCTTTGGTCACCGTCTTCGGCACGAGGATGACGTCCGGAATTTCGTTGGAAGCCAGGCGCACCTTCATCGATTCCTCGTAGTCCTTGATCGCCTCGAATTCGACCGTCGCTTCCGGATACTTCTCTTTGAACCGCTTGGCGTATTCCTTAAGCTCCGTTTCCACCAGGTCCGTGCGGTTCGTCGCGAATACGATCTTGCCTTTGATCGCGCTCTCCGCTGCCGGCTCGGCTTCGTTCGTCGTTGCCGCCGTATTCGCTGCCCCGTTATTGGTACTTTCGGCGGCCTTCGTATTGCCGCTTTCTCCGTTGTCGTTGTTGCCCGACGAGCAGCCCGCAAGCGCGGCTCCGACCAGCGCCGTCGACAAGACCAGTGATGCCCACTTCTTCATTCCTTCTTCCCCCTCATCAGCGCTCCAATGCGTTTTGTTATCGTTTACATTTTGAATTATGGGGTATTTTGAGAGCGCTTTAAATGCAGCCGTTTTGGTTTTATTGTCTTCTTTTTGGGAGGGGGGCGTCAGCCGCCGCTCGTCTGGTTCCGGTATTTCTGAGGCGTAACGCCGACCGTTTTCTTGAACAGCTTGTTGAAGTAGATGCCGTCCGCATAGCCGACCAGCTCGCCGATTTGATACGCTTTAAGGTCAAGCCTGTCCTTGAGGTACTCCTTCGCCTTCGCCATGCGCACCGCCGTAACGTACTCCGTAATCGTCTGGTTCGTCTCCCGCTTGAACAGGAAGCTGAGGTAGCTGGCATTCAAATAGACCGTCTCAGACAGATCGGACAGCTCGATCTCCTCGCGGTAATGCTCCTGAATCCACTGCTTCACCGTCTCGATGACGCGCTTGCTCCCGGCATTGCGGCTTGGCTCCAGCGCCTGCACGACCTGATCGACGATCGCGATCAGCCATTCCTTCACGTCCCGCATGGCGAAATGAGAGGCGACGACCCGGTGAAAATCGAACGCCGCCCCTTGCAGCTCGTAAAGCGCGTCGAGGAATCCGTCGATCTTCGTGGTCAGCGTATAAAATAAGTGACCCGCCATGTGGACGATTTCGTCATATCCTGCCCGTCCCCGCTCCGCCTCGGCAAAATATAACGGAATGACGCTCTTGATCGTCTGGGCATCCAGCATCTCGCAAGCGGTCTTAAACTGTTCGTCGAGGGCGGGCATGTTAAGTTTCCATGGCTCCGTCTTGGCGGGCAGTTCCTTCGCGAGAACGGCGAACGTCTCGCACTCCTTGTAGAACGGATGCCGGCTCGCGGCCAATGCTTCCGCATAGGCGCCGTGCCAATCCGCGCCGCCCTGCGGCAGCATGCATTCCCCAATGGCGATGAAGCCGCCGCTCCGGTTCTGCAAATGATCGATAATGCGCAGGCTCATGGCGCGAAGCGCCTTCTCCGGCGGTTTAGCCTCATCCTGCCCGGCTATGGTAAGCAGCACGGCGATGAGATTCGATTGCATCACGACAACGTGATGAAACGCCGCTTTGATTTCATCGAGGTAGCGCAGCAAGCTCTCGTGCGCCAGCAGGTTGGAGGTGCGGAAGACGATGACCGCCTTGCGGCCCTCCGCGGTTTGAACGGATTGCGCATCGATGACCATCGGTTCAAGCTCTGCGTCCGCCGCGCCCTGCAGCAGCTTTCTCAGCTTCTCTTCCAGCTCCTGCCCTTTCTGCTGCATCGCCGTCAGAGCCAGCCGCTCCTCGCTCTCGCGCTGCTCCGCGAGCCGCTTGTCCACCGTCCGCAGCAGCTGCGCCAGCTCCTGCATGTCCACCGGCTTGATCATGTAGTCATCCACGCCGAACTGGATCGCTTTGCGCGCATATTCAAAATCGTTATAGCCGCTTAGAATAAGGCATCGCATGCCCGGCCGCTTCTCCTTCACGAGCTCGATGAAGCGCAGCCCGTCCATATACGGCATCTTGATGTCCGTAATGATCAAATCCACGTCCAGCTCCGGCGCGCCGATCGCCGCGAGCGCTTCGGCCCCGTCCTCGAAGCTGCCCGCGATCCGGTAGTCGCCGGAAAACCGCGAAATCATTTTTTCCAAACCGAGTCTTATAATCTCTTCATCGTCTACGATCGCTATGTTCAGCATCTATCGGTTTCCCCCCGGTTAACTGATCTGTGCTTGTCCGGCTTCATGCGGATAGGGCAGCGACAACGTCACGATGGTCCCTTCGCCGACCCGGCTGTCGATGGTCACGCCGTACGCGTTGCCGTACCGCAGCTTGATTCGCTCGTTCACGTTCTTGAGGCCGATCCCCGATTTCATCTCGGTCTGCTCCGTCTGGCCGCTCAAATACTGCTGCAGGTGAAGCAGCGTATGCGGATTGATGCCGCTGCCTTCATCCTGAATATGGATGTGCAGCAAGCCTGCCGCAACCGTCGCGTGAACGCGGATATGCACCTTGGCCTTCTTGCCTTCTACCCCATGCAAAATCGCGTTTTCCACGATCGGCTGGAACGTAAGCTTCAGCATGTGGTAGCGCAGCACCTCGGGCGGCAAGCCGGCCTCCCACTGGAACTGGTTTTTGAAGCGGTACTTGAGCAGGTCGAGGTAGTTGCCCAGATGCTGGAGCTCCTCCTGCACCGTCACCATTTCCTTGCCCCGGTTGATGCTGTACTGCATGAGCTTGCCGAGAATGAAGGTCATGTCCGCCACTTCGTCGTCGTCGTTCAGCAGCGCCTTCATGCGGATCGTCTCGAGCGTGTTGTAGATAAAATGCGGATTAATCTGGCTTTGCAGCGCCTCGAGCTCCGCTTCGTTCTTCCGGCTCTGAATGACGTAAATTTCGTCGATCAAATCCTTGATCCGTCGCAGCATCCGGTTAAACTGCGTGCCGAGCACGCCGATTTCGTCCTTGTTCTTGACCCGGAAGCTAATGTCCAGATTCCCCTGCTGCACGGCGCCCATTAAGGCGGACAGCTTGCGCAGCGGCATCGTAAGGCGGAAGGAAATGAAGATCGACACGATGAGCGCGACGAACATGATCGCGATCGTGGCGCCGGTCGTCACGTTGCGCGTCAATCGGGCATCCTTGTGCAAATGGTCGACCGGGATATAGACGATCGTGCGCCAGCCGGTAATGGCGGATTCGTTGTAGGTGGCGATGTAGCGCTCGCCGTCGATCGTCGTCTCCACGCTTCCTTGCTTGCCTTCGATCCCCGTTAACAGCTGCGGATTCGAAAGCGGCTTGCCGATCGACTGCTTGAGACTGTCGTAGATGATCTGCTGCGCGTTGTCGATGATGAGCGTCCGGCCCTTCGTAATGGAGTCAATCTGCTTCACCGTCTCCTCGATGATGCTCAGCTTCGTGTCGACGACGATCGTGCCGATCGATTTATAGGAACTGACGTCGCGAATGTCGCGGATGACGGAAAAGACGAAATAGGGCGCATGTCCGGGAATCGAAATTTCCTGCGTGCTTAGAATGACGGGGTTTCCTTTGCTTTTGGCGGCCAAGGCCTTCCACTCGGGGAAGCGCTCCTTCAGGTCGGAACGGACTGAATCCGTTTTCATTCTGTAAAAGAGATTGCCGTACAAGTCCAAAATATAGGTGGAGCTCATATCCTTGTTCATATTGTTCATGAGGCCGATGTAGAAATCGATCTTCTTCTGCTTCTCCAGGTCGAGGCTCGGCGAAACGAGATACTGCTGCAGCTCGGAGGAGAACAGCGGGATTTTCGTAATCATCATCATGTTGGAGATATTTTCCTCAAGCTTGCTCTGGAAGTTAAAGATCGCCTCGTTCATGTACTTGGTCGTATTCTCGTTTATCGAGTTGACGTAATTCTGATAAGAGACATAGCCGATCGCGATGATCGGGCAAATAATGAGAAAGAGAAAGACCGCAGTCAGCTTCTTCTGCATGCTGTTCTGCACCATAAAAAAAGACCATACCCGCTTTGCCGCACCGCGCATCGTCCATCCTCGCCATTCCTCTAGGTTTTTCGTTCATCGTACATCACCGCCGTCATCGTTTCAATCCAATAAATGGAGAAACCCGCCTCGTGAAGGAGGCGGGCTGCTCGATTTAGATATTGCGCCGGTATTGGCCGCCGACCTCGTAGAGCGCGTGGGTAATCTGGCCGAGACTGGCTGCCTTGACCGTCTCCATCAGCTCCTCGAACAGGTTGCCGCCGCCAACCGCGACCTCCTTCAGCCTGCGCAGCGCCTCCGTGGCCGCGTCCTTATGCCGTTCCTGGAAGCGGAGAACGCCCGCGATCTGCTGCTCCTTCTCCTCCACCGTGGCGCGGGCGACCGTCAGCTCGGCGGCGTAGGCTTTGGGCTGCGGATTCAAAAACGTATTGACTCCGATGATCGGCAGCTCCCCGCTGTGCTTTTTCATTTCGTACAGCATCGATTCGTCTTGGATTTTGCCGCGCTGATATTGGGATTCCATCGCCCCGAGCACGCCGCCGCGCACATGCAGCCGCTCGAACTCGAGCAGCACCGCTTCCTCCACCAAATCGGTCAGCTGCTCGATCAGATACGACCCTTGCAGCATATTTTCGCATCGCATCAGCCCGAGCTCGTGATTAATGATGAGCTGAATCGCCATCGCCCGGCGGACGGCCTCCTCGGAAGGCGTCGTGACGGCTTCGTCGTAGGAGTTGGTGTGCAGCGAGTTGCAGTTGTCCATGATGGCCATGAGCGCCTGAAGCGTCGTGCGGATATCGTTAAAATCGACCTCCTGCGCGTGCAGCGAGCGTCCGGACGTTTGGATATGGTATTTGAGCTTTCGGCTCCGCTCGTCGGCGCCGTATTTGTCCCGCATCACCACCGCCCAAATGCGCCTTGCCACTCTCCCGATGACCGAATATTCGGCGTCGAGTCCGTTGCTGAAGAAGAACGACAGATTCGGCGCGATCGCGTTGATCGGCATCCCCCGGCTGAGGTAGTACTCCACATACGTGAAGCCGTTGGCCAGCGTGAACGCCAGCTGCGTAATCGGATTCGCCCCCGCCTCGGCAATGTGATAGCCGGAGATGGAGACGGAGTAGTAGTTGCGCACCTCATGATCGATAAAATAGCGTTGAATATCCCCCATCATCCGCAGCGCGAACGGCATGGAAAACAGGCAGGTGTTCTGGCCTTGATCCTCCTTGAGAATGTCGGCCTGCACGGTGCCGCGAACGGTGCGGAGCGTGCGCTGTTTGACCTCGGCTTCCTCCGCGGTGGTAAGTGTACGGCCAAGTTTGGCGGTGGCGGCTTGGAACTCCTGCTCGATTGCCGTGTTCAGAAACATCGCCAGGATGATCGGCGCCGGCCCGTTGATGGTCATCGAAACGGAGGTGGCGGGATGGCACAGGTCGAAGCCTGCGTACAGCTTGCGCATGTCTTCGAGGGTGCAGACGCTGACGCCGCTTTCTCCGATTTTGCCGTAAATGTCGGGCCGGTAAGCCGGGTCCTCGCCGTACAGCGTGACGGAATCGAAGGCGGTGCTGAGCCGCTTCGCTTTCTCGCCTTTGGAGAGGTAGTGGAACCGCCGATTCGTCCGCTCCGGCGTCCCTTCGCCCGCGAACTGCCGCTTCGGGTCCTCCTCCTTGCGCTTGAACGGGAACACCCCGGCCGTATAGGGAAACTCGCCCGGCCGATTCTCGCGATACGCCCAGCTGACGCGCTCGCCCCAATCCTCGTATTTCGGGAGCGCGACCCGTGGAATGGAGAGGCCGGATAAGGTTGTCGAGTGGAGCTCCGTCGTGATTCGCTCGCCCCGAATCGTTGTCGTGAATTCGGCGGCTTTGTACGCTTCGACCATTGCCGGCCACTGCTCGAGCGTTGATTTCGACGCCTCGTTCAGCTTGGCTGCGCAGGTGTCCCGAAGGTTTTCCAGAGCAGCGGTTGCGGCGGGTTCGGCGCCTGCGGCTTTGACGGCTTCCAGCGCGCCTTCGAGCCGGTAGCACATTCGGGCCGCTTCGGCCTGTTCCGTTGCCAGCCGCTGGTACTGCCGGACCGTCTGCGCGATCTCGCTGAGGTAGCCGCTTCGTTCGTCCGGGATGATCGCCCGGTCGGCTTGCGGCGGTGATTCAGGCTGGGCGGCGTCCGTGCCGTTGCCGGCTTGGAGTGCCGGCCAGCCGCCGCATCCTCCCGCTGCGCTCCGCTCGTTCAGCTTGCGCATGATGGCCGCGAACAGCCGGTTCATGCCGGCATCGTTGAACTGGCTCGCATTCGTGCCATAGACCGGCATGTCCTGCCAATTCCGGTCGAACTGCTGCCGGCTCCGCTGGACTTGCCTCTTCACCTCGCGAAGGGCATCCTCCGAGCCGCGCCGGTCGAATTTATTGATGACGATCAGGTCGCCGTAATCGATCATCTCGATTTTCTCCAGCTGGCTGGGGGCGCCGTACTCGCTCGTCATGACATAGATCGGCACATCCGCTATCGCCGCGACTTGATTGTCGGCCTGGCCGATGCCGCTCGTCTCCACGACGATCAGATCGAAGCCGGCCGCCTTGGCCGTCAGGATCGCATCCTTGATGGCGGCCGACAGCTCGTTGCGCGAGCTCCGCGTGGCGAAGCTTCGCATATAGACGCGGTCCCCGTAGACGGCGTTCATGCGGATGCGGTCGCCGAGCAGCGCGCCGCCGGTCTTCTGCTTCGTCGGGTCGACCGAGAGCACCGCGATCCGTTTGTCCGGGCAGTGCCGCAGGAAGCGGTGGACGAACTCGTCGGTGAGGGAGCTTTTGCCCGCTCCGCCGGTTCCCGTAATGCCCAGCACCGGGGCAGGTGCGTTGGCTCCAGCCGTTATAAGCATGCCCACATCCTCGAACAGCCTGGCGAGCCTTGCGGATTCTGCTGCATCCGCCGTTTCCACCCGCTGCTCCGCCAGCGTCATGAAGCTCGCCGTTATCCGGTCGTCACCGGCGGCCAGCGTTTCCGCCTTGCCGTTAAAGCCGGCCACCGTCGAATAGTCGCAGGCTTCCAGCATGAGGTTGATCATGCCCTGCAGCCCAAGCCTCCTGCCATCGTCCGGCGAGAAAATGCGCGAGACGCCGTAACGATGGAGTTCATCGGCCTCTGCCGGCAGAATGACGCCTCCGCCGCCGCCGAAGATGCGAATATGGCCGGCCCCCCGCTCGCGGAGCTGATCCACCATGTATTGAAAGAACGCCACATGGCCGCCTTGGTACGACGACACCGCGATCCCCTGCGCATCCTCTTGAATGGCCGCTTTCACGATTTCGCCGACCGAGCGGTTATGGCCCAAATGAATGACCTCCGCGCCGCTCGCCTGCAAAATTCTGCGCATAATCGTAATCGACGCGTCATGACCGTCAAACAGGGCGGATGCCGTCACGAAACGAACCCGATGCGCCGGCACATACCGGCCGACCCCTTCGTCCATACCGATCGCCTCCGAATGGTAGCATTGTCTGTTATCTGTATGCGTCTGAGGGTAGCGTTAGATCAAAAGCTGCAGATTGGGGTGGGCTGCCGGAGGAGGGAGGAGCGGCGGAGTGAGCGGAAGAAGTGCTCCGTGGGCTCTTCTTTGGCGGAAACGCGGCGAAATGCATGGAAGAAGTGCTCTGGGAGCTCTTCTTTGGTGGAAAATCGGCGGAATACGTGGATGTAGTGCTCTGGAGCAACTCCTCCAACAAGCCGTAATACAAACAAAAAAAGCCGAGCTCAGAGGCACCACTGCCTCTGAACTCGGCCCTGCATCCATCACTCCGGCGTATCCGAAACGCGATACGCGCCGTAAATCGCGAGATCGTCCTCGCCCAATTGCGCAGGCACGTCGACGTCCGTTTGACCGAGCGCCTCGTGGATGCGCATCCACAGCATCGTGCGCTCGTAGCGCTGGTGGATGCAGCCGAACCGGTGCTCGGCCAGAAGCGCTTTGGCCGCCTGCGGTTCGCCTCGCTCGAGGAGCAGCGCCGCTTTACGCTCGGCCAACCCGTCGTCCTGCAAGCTGTCCACCAGCTTGAACCAATCCTCGCGCTCCTCCAGCGTAATGCGCCCGATCGCATCGAGCGTCAAATCCCGCTCGATAAACAGCTGCGGATGCAGCTGCCACGCGGCGGACTCGATGCTGTCGTACGCGGTCCGCGATGCCGCGTAATCCTGCTTAATCTCGCGATACAGCCTGCCGAGCAGCGCGAATGCGCAATCCAGCTGCACCGACTGCAGCAGCCGGATCGCTTCATCCATCAAGCCAGTACCGGCTAGCCATACCGCCTGGTAATAGCTCCAAAGCGGCCCATCGGCAGCATCGCCAGCCGACCGAGCCGCCCATTGCAGCGCTGCGCCGAGCTGCTCCATTCCCGACGGCGGCCAGCAGCCGCTTTCCGGCTCCGGCGGAGTCGGCAGAAGCGATGCATCGCCACTGCCGTACGCATCCAGCACCGCAAGCCAAGGCGCCGTCACCGCGCGATCCGCCCAATCGAACAGCGGCACCCGGCCGACGTCCACGAGCTGC
It includes:
- a CDS encoding response regulator — its product is MLNIAIVDDEEIIRLGLEKMISRFSGDYRIAGSFEDGAEALAAIGAPELDVDLIITDIKMPYMDGLRFIELVKEKRPGMRCLILSGYNDFEYARKAIQFGVDDYMIKPVDMQELAQLLRTVDKRLAEQRESEERLALTAMQQKGQELEEKLRKLLQGAADAELEPMVIDAQSVQTAEGRKAVIVFRTSNLLAHESLLRYLDEIKAAFHHVVVMQSNLIAVLLTIAGQDEAKPPEKALRAMSLRIIDHLQNRSGGFIAIGECMLPQGGADWHGAYAEALAASRHPFYKECETFAVLAKELPAKTEPWKLNMPALDEQFKTACEMLDAQTIKSVIPLYFAEAERGRAGYDEIVHMAGHLFYTLTTKIDGFLDALYELQGAAFDFHRVVASHFAMRDVKEWLIAIVDQVVQALEPSRNAGSKRVIETVKQWIQEHYREEIELSDLSETVYLNASYLSFLFKRETNQTITEYVTAVRMAKAKEYLKDRLDLKAYQIGELVGYADGIYFNKLFKKTVGVTPQKYRNQTSGG
- a CDS encoding cache domain-containing sensor histidine kinase, giving the protein MRGAAKRVWSFFMVQNSMQKKLTAVFLFLIICPIIAIGYVSYQNYVNSINENTTKYMNEAIFNFQSKLEENISNMMMITKIPLFSSELQQYLVSPSLDLEKQKKIDFYIGLMNNMNKDMSSTYILDLYGNLFYRMKTDSVRSDLKERFPEWKALAAKSKGNPVILSTQEISIPGHAPYFVFSVIRDIRDVSSYKSIGTIVVDTKLSIIEETVKQIDSITKGRTLIIDNAQQIIYDSLKQSIGKPLSNPQLLTGIEGKQGSVETTIDGERYIATYNESAITGWRTIVYIPVDHLHKDARLTRNVTTGATIAIMFVALIVSIFISFRLTMPLRKLSALMGAVQQGNLDISFRVKNKDEIGVLGTQFNRMLRRIKDLIDEIYVIQSRKNEAELEALQSQINPHFIYNTLETIRMKALLNDDDEVADMTFILGKLMQYSINRGKEMVTVQEELQHLGNYLDLLKYRFKNQFQWEAGLPPEVLRYHMLKLTFQPIVENAILHGVEGKKAKVHIRVHATVAAGLLHIHIQDEGSGINPHTLLHLQQYLSGQTEQTEMKSGIGLKNVNERIKLRYGNAYGVTIDSRVGEGTIVTLSLPYPHEAGQAQIS
- the icmF gene encoding fused isobutyryl-CoA mutase/GTPase IcmF; the protein is MDEGVGRYVPAHRVRFVTASALFDGHDASITIMRRILQASGAEVIHLGHNRSVGEIVKAAIQEDAQGIAVSSYQGGHVAFFQYMVDQLRERGAGHIRIFGGGGGVILPAEADELHRYGVSRIFSPDDGRRLGLQGMINLMLEACDYSTVAGFNGKAETLAAGDDRITASFMTLAEQRVETADAAESARLARLFEDVGMLITAGANAPAPVLGITGTGGAGKSSLTDEFVHRFLRHCPDKRIAVLSVDPTKQKTGGALLGDRIRMNAVYGDRVYMRSFATRSSRNELSAAIKDAILTAKAAGFDLIVVETSGIGQADNQVAAIADVPIYVMTSEYGAPSQLEKIEMIDYGDLIVINKFDRRGSEDALREVKRQVQRSRQQFDRNWQDMPVYGTNASQFNDAGMNRLFAAIMRKLNERSAAGGCGGWPALQAGNGTDAAQPESPPQADRAIIPDERSGYLSEIAQTVRQYQRLATEQAEAARMCYRLEGALEAVKAAGAEPAATAALENLRDTCAAKLNEASKSTLEQWPAMVEAYKAAEFTTTIRGERITTELHSTTLSGLSIPRVALPKYEDWGERVSWAYRENRPGEFPYTAGVFPFKRKEEDPKRQFAGEGTPERTNRRFHYLSKGEKAKRLSTAFDSVTLYGEDPAYRPDIYGKIGESGVSVCTLEDMRKLYAGFDLCHPATSVSMTINGPAPIILAMFLNTAIEQEFQAATAKLGRTLTTAEEAEVKQRTLRTVRGTVQADILKEDQGQNTCLFSMPFALRMMGDIQRYFIDHEVRNYYSVSISGYHIAEAGANPITQLAFTLANGFTYVEYYLSRGMPINAIAPNLSFFFSNGLDAEYSVIGRVARRIWAVVMRDKYGADERSRKLKYHIQTSGRSLHAQEVDFNDIRTTLQALMAIMDNCNSLHTNSYDEAVTTPSEEAVRRAMAIQLIINHELGLMRCENMLQGSYLIEQLTDLVEEAVLLEFERLHVRGGVLGAMESQYQRGKIQDESMLYEMKKHSGELPIIGVNTFLNPQPKAYAAELTVARATVEEKEQQIAGVLRFQERHKDAATEALRRLKEVAVGGGNLFEELMETVKAASLGQITHALYEVGGQYRRNI